A region of Deinococcus rubellus DNA encodes the following proteins:
- a CDS encoding phosphotransferase produces the protein MGRITAQAPAVQRDGQRDLPARRRHGGAPAPDSLGKDDAVKEAYWLPRLAPLLPLAIPVPLAVGQPGGGYPFAWSIHRWLDGEEATLESVADESQLALDLAAFISALQETAPPKQTSTELLSAYGQDFLSRMDDFTRASTAACEGMFDTALAAHLWQDALMLPAWSGLPVLLHGDMQSGNLLAQQGRLSAVIDFGALGLGDPAVDLKVAWGMLTAAGRQTFRAALRVDDDTWARGRAWALAKGVQAVGYYRVSNPVFFERSLSAVTEVLGEYRQET, from the coding sequence GTGGGCCGGATTACCGCTCAAGCGCCTGCGGTCCAGCGGGACGGTCAACGCGATCTACCGGCTCGGCGACGACATGGTGGTGCGCCTGCCCCTGATTCACTGGGGAAAGATGACGCGGTCAAGGAGGCTTACTGGCTGCCCCGTCTGGCTCCGCTGCTCCCGCTGGCCATCCCGGTGCCGCTCGCGGTGGGCCAACCCGGCGGGGGCTATCCCTTCGCCTGGTCCATTCACCGCTGGCTGGATGGTGAAGAGGCCACCCTGGAGAGTGTTGCCGACGAGTCGCAGTTGGCGCTCGATCTGGCCGCGTTCATCAGCGCTCTGCAAGAGACCGCCCCACCAAAACAAACTTCTACTGAGTTGCTGTCTGCCTACGGCCAGGATTTTCTGAGCCGCATGGACGACTTTACCCGCGCTTCCACCGCAGCCTGTGAAGGAATGTTCGACACTGCCTTGGCCGCTCACCTCTGGCAAGACGCCCTTATGCTTCCGGCCTGGAGCGGCCTGCCCGTGCTGCTTCACGGAGACATGCAATCTGGCAACCTGCTGGCCCAGCAAGGCCGTTTGAGCGCCGTTATTGATTTTGGTGCCCTGGGCCTGGGCGATCCTGCCGTCGATCTTAAGGTGGCCTGGGGCATGCTGACCGCTGCGGGCCGCCAAACCTTCCGCGCCGCGTTGAGGGTTGATGACGACACCTGGGCGCGGGGTCGGGCCTGGGCTTTGGCCAAGGGTGTTCAGGCCGTCGGCTACTACCGGGTGAGCAATCCGGTCTTTTTTGAGCGCTCCCTGTCTGCCGTGACTGAAGTGCTAGGGGAGTACAGACAGGAAACCTGA
- the cpt gene encoding chloramphenicol phosphotransferase CPT: protein MNGQVIVLNGGSSAGKSSLARQLQNVLPGVWLTLGVDTFIEALPPALQSSDAGVNFGPDGQVTTGETFRRLDMAWSRGVGEMARHGANVIVDEVFLGGADSQARWLSALEGLNVLWVGVKCDAAVAERRELERVDRVVGMARLQAELVHQGVRYDLEVDTTHTSTSACARQIAALVLG from the coding sequence ATGAACGGTCAGGTCATTGTCCTCAACGGCGGCTCCAGTGCTGGCAAGAGCAGCCTGGCCCGGCAATTGCAAAATGTTCTTCCGGGTGTCTGGCTGACTTTAGGCGTGGACACCTTCATTGAAGCGCTGCCACCTGCGCTTCAGTCTTCGGATGCGGGTGTCAACTTCGGCCCAGACGGGCAAGTCACGACGGGAGAAACGTTCCGGCGATTGGATATGGCCTGGAGCCGGGGCGTGGGCGAGATGGCCCGCCACGGTGCGAACGTCATTGTGGACGAGGTTTTTCTGGGAGGTGCGGATTCGCAGGCGAGATGGCTCAGTGCACTGGAAGGTCTGAATGTGCTGTGGGTCGGAGTGAAATGCGACGCTGCGGTGGCAGAGAGGCGCGAGTTGGAAAGGGTGGACCGGGTGGTGGGGATGGCCCGGCTTCAGGCGGAGTTGGTTCACCAGGGGGTGCGCTACGACCTGGAAGTGGACACGACCCACACTTCAACCTCGGCTTGCGCGAGGCAGATCGCAGCGCTGGTCCTGGGATGA
- the priA gene encoding replication restart helicase PriA — MSASAALSAPAIWSVALPLPLPPYDFAAPHGFAGSALGRRVLIPWRGDLALGVVVGGSAGSGHKLREVAGVLDDSPWVGHGFLAGAASLSALSRVPLGLLLSDLLGVGLNPRYSHRVRAVQDADLSLFARHTPTSDWTDASAFPPALLDAVREQGLLDEAFGLTPRSTTIYQARPWAQVPEDQRHQTAWQAVASSAVPLTARQHTAWAWLDAHGPVLSLGDWARRAGVGSGVVMAVVQRGWAEAVIVDAAPPTAWSVLQTAGPFETQSAWAQAAGVPPSQVASLLARRWADSVEVQAPPPALPAPAAPPRAVPDDLPEGLIWRLHGGRDRERFASLAARLRRRLELGRSVLVLAPDAATLRRAWDALSGLAADTGTQAVPFSGGLSEVQREHTWQLIQSGEARLIIGSALALPAPVSDLALIVVLEEASDGYKLPSGSGVFVPDLAARMASALQTPLAYVGTAPAVESVAHPGVIIAAPRSRVHIVDYANPASQPDMGPLSGVQLRQSGAGYPLSHDLAKVLRQVAERGRQAALLAPRRGYSALIRCPSCEHTPQCRNCDIPLRLHQQTRQLTCHQCGYTQGIPERCDVCGEALWSARGPGTEWIAAEVRTLLPGCPIYRFDKDQQDDLTPLMRGESGVVVGTQALLSQDAPPNLALIGVTLADTWLNLSDFRASERYHRLLRQLVTWHPERAPLLLVQTFQAEHPALRSVADSHDALQFPRAEYELRRALNYPPHASLAQVLITAREQGRASAGADEVAQALFAAGATPQEVLGPAPSPVTRIKGLYPYHLMLRTRDETRLATLLEVLNRSWKARVRVDVTPRGGFGV; from the coding sequence ATGTCCGCTTCCGCCGCCCTTTCCGCGCCTGCCATCTGGTCGGTGGCTTTGCCTCTGCCGCTGCCTCCCTATGACTTCGCCGCGCCGCACGGCTTTGCAGGGTCAGCGCTGGGTCGGCGGGTGCTCATTCCCTGGCGCGGCGATCTGGCGCTGGGCGTGGTAGTGGGCGGCAGTGCGGGCAGCGGACACAAGCTGCGCGAGGTGGCGGGTGTTCTGGACGACTCGCCCTGGGTCGGGCACGGCTTTCTGGCGGGGGCAGCCAGCCTCAGCGCCCTCTCGCGGGTGCCGCTGGGACTCCTGCTCTCCGATCTGCTGGGGGTGGGACTGAATCCCCGCTACAGCCACCGGGTCCGGGCAGTGCAGGACGCCGATCTGAGTTTATTTGCCCGCCACACCCCGACTTCAGACTGGACCGACGCCAGCGCTTTTCCCCCGGCGCTGCTTGACGCCGTGCGCGAACAGGGCCTGCTCGATGAGGCGTTCGGCCTCACGCCGCGCTCGACCACCATTTACCAGGCGCGGCCCTGGGCGCAAGTGCCGGAAGATCAGCGCCACCAGACCGCCTGGCAAGCGGTGGCCTCCAGCGCCGTGCCCCTGACCGCCCGGCAGCACACCGCCTGGGCGTGGCTGGACGCTCACGGCCCGGTCCTGAGCCTGGGCGACTGGGCGCGGCGGGCCGGAGTGGGCAGCGGCGTGGTGATGGCGGTGGTGCAGCGCGGCTGGGCTGAGGCCGTGATCGTGGACGCCGCGCCGCCGACCGCTTGGAGCGTGCTGCAAACTGCCGGGCCGTTCGAGACCCAGAGCGCCTGGGCGCAGGCTGCCGGAGTACCGCCCAGCCAGGTCGCCTCCCTGCTGGCCCGCCGCTGGGCCGACAGCGTGGAGGTGCAGGCCCCGCCGCCCGCGCTGCCTGCCCCCGCCGCCCCGCCCCGCGCCGTGCCGGACGACCTGCCGGAAGGGCTGATCTGGCGACTACACGGGGGCCGCGACCGCGAGCGCTTCGCCAGTTTGGCCGCCCGCCTGCGCCGCCGCCTGGAACTGGGGCGCAGCGTGCTGGTGCTGGCTCCCGACGCCGCTACCCTGCGCCGCGCCTGGGACGCACTGAGCGGGCTGGCAGCAGACACCGGCACCCAGGCCGTGCCGTTTTCGGGCGGCCTCAGTGAGGTGCAGCGCGAACACACCTGGCAGCTCATTCAGTCTGGAGAAGCGCGGCTGATCATCGGCTCGGCCCTGGCCTTGCCCGCTCCAGTCAGCGACCTAGCGCTGATCGTGGTGCTGGAGGAGGCCAGCGACGGCTACAAGCTGCCTTCCGGGTCGGGGGTGTTCGTGCCCGATCTGGCGGCGCGAATGGCGAGCGCGCTCCAGACGCCGCTGGCCTACGTCGGCACGGCCCCGGCGGTGGAGTCGGTGGCGCACCCCGGCGTGATCATTGCCGCGCCGCGCAGCCGGGTGCATATCGTGGACTACGCCAACCCAGCGAGTCAGCCCGACATGGGGCCGCTCAGTGGGGTGCAACTGCGGCAATCGGGCGCAGGCTATCCGCTGTCACACGATCTGGCCAAGGTGCTGCGGCAGGTCGCCGAGCGTGGACGGCAGGCGGCCCTGCTGGCTCCCCGGCGCGGCTACTCGGCGCTGATCCGCTGCCCCAGCTGCGAACACACGCCGCAGTGCCGCAACTGCGACATTCCGCTGCGGCTGCACCAGCAGACCCGGCAGCTCACCTGCCACCAGTGCGGCTACACCCAGGGCATTCCCGAGCGCTGCGACGTGTGCGGTGAGGCGCTGTGGAGCGCCAGAGGCCCCGGCACCGAATGGATCGCCGCCGAGGTGAGAACCCTGCTGCCCGGCTGCCCGATCTACCGCTTCGACAAGGACCAGCAAGACGACCTGACACCGCTGATGCGCGGTGAGAGCGGCGTGGTGGTCGGTACCCAGGCATTGCTGTCGCAGGACGCGCCGCCCAATCTGGCCCTCATCGGCGTCACGCTGGCCGACACCTGGCTGAACCTGTCGGACTTCCGGGCCTCGGAGCGTTACCACCGCCTCCTGCGGCAACTCGTCACCTGGCACCCCGAGCGCGCCCCGCTGCTGCTGGTCCAGACCTTTCAGGCCGAGCACCCGGCCCTCAGGAGCGTGGCAGACAGCCACGACGCCCTCCAGTTTCCCAGGGCCGAGTACGAGCTGCGCCGGGCGCTCAACTACCCGCCGCACGCTTCGCTGGCCCAGGTGCTGATCACTGCCCGCGAACAGGGCCGCGCCAGCGCCGGGGCCGACGAGGTCGCGCAGGCACTGTTTGCCGCCGGAGCCACGCCGCAGGAAGTCCTGGGGCCAGCGCCCAGTCCGGTCACGCGAATCAAGGGGCTATATCCGTATCACCTGATGCTTCGAACACGCGATGAGACGCGGCTGGCCACCCTCTTGGAAGTCCTCAACCGGAGCTGGAAGGCGCGGGTGCGGGTGGACGTGACACCGAGGGGCGGATTTGGGGTCTGA
- the proB gene encoding glutamate 5-kinase, translating to MRVVLKLGTSVLTGGSDRLCRPRMVDLMRQMAALQGAGHQVILVTSAAVLAGWEALGFPPRTRTVAEKQLLAAVGQGVLMQTYGALAEIYGVKVAQVLLTAGDFRDRTRYLNARTTLDGCLARRILPIINENDAVATSQLKVGDNDTLSAFVANLAEADLLVILTDAPGLYTADPRTHPEAVLIPLVERIDAGIWEKAGGAGSHRGTGGMHTKIQAAEIATRAGTPVIVAPGDAENALLRAVSGEAIGTRFVGHGSRLEARKRWILAEIASGQIELDAGAAKALRERGSSLLAVGVRSVVGEFERGHTVRLLSPSGEEMARGLTRYRSGDLRRVAGLRSSAIEAALGFSDGPEVVHRDDLVLL from the coding sequence ATGCGCGTCGTCCTCAAGCTCGGCACCTCGGTTCTTACCGGCGGCTCGGACCGCCTCTGCCGCCCGCGCATGGTGGACCTGATGCGGCAGATGGCGGCCCTCCAAGGCGCGGGCCATCAGGTCATCCTGGTCACGTCGGCGGCGGTGCTGGCAGGCTGGGAAGCGCTGGGCTTTCCGCCGCGCACCCGTACGGTGGCCGAGAAGCAGCTGCTGGCCGCCGTCGGGCAGGGCGTGCTGATGCAGACCTACGGCGCGCTGGCTGAGATCTACGGTGTCAAGGTGGCCCAGGTACTGCTCACGGCGGGCGATTTCCGCGACCGCACCCGGTATCTCAACGCCCGCACCACCCTGGACGGCTGCCTGGCGCGCCGCATTCTGCCGATCATCAACGAGAACGACGCGGTGGCGACCTCGCAGCTCAAGGTGGGCGACAACGACACCTTATCGGCCTTCGTCGCCAATCTGGCCGAGGCCGACCTGCTGGTCATCCTGACCGACGCGCCGGGCCTCTACACCGCCGACCCACGCACCCACCCGGAAGCAGTGCTGATTCCGCTGGTGGAGCGCATCGACGCGGGCATCTGGGAGAAGGCGGGCGGGGCCGGGTCGCACCGGGGCACCGGGGGCATGCACACCAAGATTCAGGCCGCCGAGATCGCCACCCGCGCCGGAACACCTGTCATCGTGGCCCCCGGTGACGCCGAGAACGCGCTGCTAAGAGCGGTGTCGGGCGAGGCCATCGGCACCCGATTCGTGGGACACGGCTCTCGGCTCGAAGCCCGCAAACGCTGGATTCTGGCCGAGATCGCCAGCGGCCAGATCGAACTCGACGCGGGCGCGGCCAAAGCGCTGCGCGAACGCGGCAGCAGCCTGCTGGCCGTCGGCGTGCGCTCGGTGGTCGGCGAATTCGAGCGCGGCCACACCGTACGCCTGCTCTCACCCAGCGGCGAGGAAATGGCGCGCGGCCTGACCCGCTACCGCTCCGGCGATCTGCGGCGCGTGGCGGGCCTGAGAAGCAGCGCCATCGAGGCGGCCCTGGGCTTCAGCGACGGCCCGGAAGTGGTGCACAGAGACGATCTGGTGCTGCTCTAA
- a CDS encoding pyridoxal phosphate-dependent aminotransferase — protein sequence MTTPLSLTLSQKVRNLKPSSTVVVSSRALALQRAGVDIISMAVGEPDFDTPPHVIAAAKAAMDAGKTRYTAVNGIPELREAIAAKLQRENGLTYSPDAVTVTSGGKQALFNALFALLDPGDEVLIPSPYWVSYPEMVSFAGGVPVAVPTTSESGYQLDVDAVRAAITPRTKLLMLNSPGNPTGAVFPESTLRELAALAQERDLLIITDEMYEHIVYDADQISIARFAPERTLTVNGASKAYAMTGWRIGYAAGPLALIQAMNAIQGQSTSNANSIAQWAAVAAVTDSDAFIERSRAAFRQRRDRIVAGLNALGLETPTPQGAFYVLTDTAPIHPDELEAARLILDEARVAVVPGTDFAAPGRVRLSYATSLEKIEEVLDRLKVLLDSR from the coding sequence ATGACCACCCCGCTCAGCCTGACACTCTCCCAGAAGGTCCGAAACCTCAAGCCCTCGTCCACGGTGGTGGTGTCGTCGCGCGCCCTGGCGTTGCAACGGGCGGGCGTGGACATCATCTCGATGGCAGTGGGGGAGCCGGATTTCGACACGCCGCCGCACGTGATCGCCGCCGCCAAAGCTGCGATGGACGCGGGGAAGACCCGGTACACGGCGGTCAACGGCATTCCTGAACTGCGCGAAGCGATCGCCGCCAAATTGCAACGCGAAAACGGCCTGACGTATTCGCCTGACGCTGTGACCGTCACCAGCGGCGGCAAGCAGGCCCTGTTCAACGCCCTGTTCGCTCTGCTTGACCCCGGCGACGAGGTGCTGATCCCCTCTCCCTACTGGGTCAGCTACCCGGAGATGGTCAGTTTTGCGGGCGGGGTGCCGGTGGCGGTGCCGACGACGTCTGAAAGCGGTTATCAGCTCGACGTGGACGCGGTGCGGGCGGCCATCACTCCGCGCACTAAGCTGCTGATGCTCAACAGCCCTGGCAATCCCACTGGAGCGGTGTTTCCGGAGAGCACCCTGCGCGAACTGGCCGCGCTCGCCCAGGAACGAGATTTGCTGATCATCACCGACGAGATGTACGAGCACATCGTCTATGACGCCGACCAGATCAGCATCGCCCGCTTTGCCCCTGAGCGCACGCTGACGGTCAACGGAGCCAGCAAGGCGTATGCCATGACCGGCTGGCGCATCGGCTACGCGGCGGGGCCGCTGGCGCTTATTCAGGCCATGAACGCCATTCAGGGCCAGAGCACCAGCAACGCCAACAGCATCGCGCAGTGGGCCGCCGTCGCTGCGGTAACGGACAGTGACGCCTTCATCGAGCGCAGCCGCGCTGCCTTCCGCCAGCGCCGGGACCGCATCGTGGCCGGACTCAATGCCCTGGGCCTGGAGACGCCCACGCCGCAGGGCGCGTTCTATGTGCTCACCGACACCGCGCCGATTCACCCGGACGAACTGGAAGCCGCCCGATTGATCCTGGACGAGGCGCGGGTGGCCGTCGTGCCCGGCACTGATTTTGCCGCACCGGGCCGGGTGCGGCTGAGCTACGCGACCAGCCTGGAAAAGATCGAGGAGGTGCTGGACCGGCTGAAAGTGCTGCTGGACAGCCGCTGA
- a CDS encoding tetratricopeptide repeat protein — MPNRNWPDRSVTLALGKLTPEWAARPTLSGTAGTQPRKQVPLGAALLLALSLGWSAAQTAAPAPTVPPPAPVTTPATPTSAPVTAAPVKPRPPAANYVALGVLYYDQGNFSDAYLSFRAAAEADPMNSDALLGLGRSQSRLRLYVPSLDTLKKLVTQDPRNVSGYLALAQAYQAQYVGTSDRSTIPGTLDAALKVLDAAEVATRGGDSDKLDLNLSKIYNERGSLYRLQRQNIKAIDAFKQANTLNPDNGVILYNIGDMYYATGNIPEALNNLQLAVIADPSDPFNRAYYAKLLALSGNLSAARSEAAQAARFAPKNPYAVGQYGVVSYLAKDAKTARTQLVASIKLDPLRYPEFYYYMGRLELDQGNLKEARNNLTKAVALASTTPEYLYYLGLAYERSGVSAAPDRLRALDSYTRATTLDPGYQLALDGLKRLK, encoded by the coding sequence ATGCCCAATCGTAACTGGCCCGACCGCAGTGTGACATTAGCCCTGGGGAAGCTGACCCCGGAATGGGCTGCGCGCCCGACCCTGTCCGGGACGGCTGGCACTCAGCCCCGGAAACAAGTCCCCCTCGGCGCGGCCCTGCTGCTGGCGCTGAGCCTGGGCTGGAGTGCCGCGCAGACGGCTGCACCGGCCCCCACCGTGCCGCCCCCTGCGCCGGTGACGACTCCCGCTACGCCCACTTCTGCGCCCGTCACTGCTGCGCCCGTCAAGCCCAGGCCACCCGCCGCCAACTACGTGGCGCTGGGGGTGCTCTACTACGACCAGGGCAACTTCAGTGACGCTTACCTGTCGTTCCGGGCCGCCGCCGAGGCCGACCCGATGAACAGCGACGCACTATTGGGACTGGGCCGCAGCCAGTCGCGTCTGCGGCTCTATGTGCCTTCCCTCGACACCCTGAAGAAGCTGGTGACCCAGGACCCGCGCAATGTCAGCGGCTACCTGGCGCTGGCCCAGGCTTACCAGGCGCAGTACGTCGGCACCAGTGACCGCAGCACCATTCCCGGCACCCTGGACGCCGCCCTCAAGGTGCTCGACGCCGCCGAGGTGGCCACGCGCGGCGGCGACAGCGACAAACTCGATCTGAACCTCTCCAAGATTTACAACGAGCGCGGCTCGCTCTACCGCCTCCAGCGGCAAAATATCAAGGCCATCGACGCCTTCAAGCAGGCCAATACCCTCAATCCCGACAACGGGGTGATTCTCTACAACATCGGTGACATGTACTACGCCACCGGCAACATTCCCGAAGCGCTCAACAACCTGCAACTGGCGGTCATCGCCGATCCCAGCGATCCGTTCAACCGGGCCTACTACGCCAAGCTGCTGGCTCTCAGCGGCAATCTCAGCGCCGCCAGATCCGAGGCGGCCCAGGCCGCCCGCTTCGCGCCCAAAAACCCCTACGCGGTGGGCCAGTACGGTGTGGTGTCGTACCTCGCCAAAGACGCCAAGACCGCCCGCACGCAGTTGGTGGCCTCGATCAAGCTCGACCCGCTGCGCTATCCGGAGTTTTATTACTACATGGGCCGCCTGGAACTCGACCAGGGCAACCTCAAGGAAGCGCGCAACAACCTGACCAAAGCGGTGGCGCTGGCCAGCACCACGCCCGAATACCTGTATTACCTGGGGCTGGCGTATGAGCGCTCCGGCGTCAGCGCCGCACCAGACCGGCTGCGGGCGCTCGACTCGTATACCCGCGCCACTACGCTCGACCCCGGTTACCAACTGGCCCTCGACGGCCTCAAGCGCCTGAAGTAA